The Sulfitobacter sp. S223 genome has a window encoding:
- a CDS encoding glycosyltransferase family 2 protein: MRYTSLDQLIAAKSTAIAKGPLAVVLVEDDIEVDTTLRHHIQLGFTHVLALMPAQFDLPRDLQETVHRVDYDCSRDGATEDAINAIIEAAPSQWIFYCYNAEYLFFPFCETRAITEMLAFHNEERRDAMLTYIIDLYADDLESYPHAVSLERAHLDRSGYYALARPDAANHSHPKERQLDFFGGLRWRFEEHVPPARRKIDRIGIFRAKPGLKLRDDHTFSDEEYNTFACPWHHNITATICSFRTAKALKTNPGSRYDINTFTWHNSAPFEWHSRQLLDLGLMEPGQWF; encoded by the coding sequence ATGCGCTATACCTCGCTTGATCAACTTATCGCGGCAAAAAGCACGGCCATTGCAAAAGGGCCGCTTGCGGTTGTGTTGGTTGAGGATGATATCGAGGTCGATACAACCCTACGACATCATATCCAGCTAGGTTTCACGCACGTTCTGGCCCTGATGCCTGCCCAATTCGACTTGCCTCGCGATTTGCAAGAAACAGTACACCGCGTCGACTATGACTGCTCACGTGACGGGGCGACAGAAGACGCCATAAACGCGATCATCGAAGCCGCGCCGAGCCAGTGGATTTTCTACTGCTACAACGCCGAATACCTGTTCTTTCCGTTCTGCGAGACGCGCGCCATCACAGAGATGCTTGCCTTTCACAACGAAGAACGGCGCGATGCAATGCTCACCTATATCATCGACCTTTATGCCGATGACCTTGAGTCATATCCCCACGCAGTATCGTTGGAGCGTGCGCATCTGGACCGCTCAGGCTACTACGCGCTTGCGCGACCCGATGCCGCCAACCACTCCCACCCGAAAGAGCGGCAGCTGGACTTTTTCGGCGGGCTGCGCTGGCGCTTTGAAGAACACGTGCCCCCCGCGCGCAGAAAGATTGACCGCATCGGCATCTTCCGCGCCAAACCAGGGCTCAAGCTGCGCGATGATCACACTTTTTCAGATGAAGAATACAACACATTCGCCTGCCCATGGCACCACAACATCACCGCCACGATCTGCTCTTTCCGCACAGCAAAGGCGCTAAAGACCAATCCGGGCAGCAGATACGACATCAATACATTCACTTGGCACAACTCGGCACCGTTTGAGTGGCACTCGCGGCAGTTGCTGGATTTAGGATTGATGGAGCCTGGGCAGTGGTTCTAG
- the miaB gene encoding tRNA (N6-isopentenyl adenosine(37)-C2)-methylthiotransferase MiaB has protein sequence MSDTKTDAPKKLFIKTYGCQMNVYDSERMAESLEGYVQTDTAEDADMILLNTCHIREKAAEKVYSELGRMKPLKDLKPDLKIGVTGCVAQAEGAEIMRRQPAVDLVVGPQSYHRLPQMEARVRAGHTALDTDFPEEDKFEHLKGRTKTLRAPAAFLTVQEGCDKFCAFCVVPYTRGAEVSRPADRVLREAQELVERGVREVTLLGQNVNAYHGGMTLAQLIRALGQIDGLERIRYTTSHPNDMDDDLIAAHADTPKLMPYLHLPVQSGSDRILKRMNRSHTAESYLRLIERIRDVRPDIMMSGDFIVGFPEETEADFQATMDLVEEVGYGYAYSFKYSTRPGTPAAARPQVDPAEADERLQRLQALITRQQRAIQESMVGRDVSVLVEKAGRNSGQMLGKSEYLHSVHIDDATAQIGDVVRVRITRAMTNSLTAVEI, from the coding sequence ATGTCTGATACGAAAACCGACGCTCCGAAAAAGCTCTTTATCAAGACCTATGGCTGTCAGATGAACGTCTATGACAGCGAACGGATGGCCGAGAGCCTTGAAGGGTATGTGCAGACAGACACTGCTGAAGACGCGGATATGATCCTGCTGAATACCTGCCATATCCGCGAAAAGGCGGCCGAAAAAGTGTATTCGGAACTGGGCCGGATGAAGCCTTTGAAAGACTTGAAGCCCGATCTTAAGATCGGGGTGACGGGATGTGTTGCGCAGGCCGAGGGGGCCGAGATCATGCGCCGCCAGCCTGCTGTGGATTTGGTTGTCGGTCCTCAATCCTATCACCGGCTGCCACAGATGGAGGCACGCGTGCGCGCAGGCCATACCGCGCTGGATACCGATTTCCCCGAAGAGGATAAGTTTGAACACCTCAAGGGGCGTACCAAAACGTTGCGCGCTCCGGCGGCTTTTTTGACCGTTCAGGAAGGCTGCGACAAATTCTGCGCCTTCTGTGTGGTGCCCTATACCCGCGGTGCCGAAGTATCGCGCCCTGCTGACCGCGTCTTGCGTGAAGCGCAAGAGCTGGTCGAACGGGGCGTTCGGGAGGTCACCTTGCTGGGCCAGAACGTCAACGCTTACCACGGCGGTATGACCTTGGCGCAACTGATCCGTGCGCTGGGCCAAATCGACGGGTTGGAGCGTATCCGCTATACCACCTCTCACCCCAACGACATGGATGATGATCTGATTGCCGCCCACGCGGACACGCCAAAGTTGATGCCTTATCTGCACCTTCCTGTGCAGTCCGGTTCTGACCGCATCTTGAAGCGGATGAACCGCAGTCACACCGCCGAAAGCTATCTGCGTTTGATTGAGCGGATCAGGGATGTGCGTCCCGATATCATGATGTCCGGCGACTTCATTGTAGGGTTCCCCGAAGAGACCGAGGCTGATTTCCAGGCAACGATGGATCTGGTAGAAGAGGTGGGCTACGGCTACGCTTATAGCTTCAAATATTCGACACGCCCCGGCACACCAGCAGCCGCGCGCCCGCAAGTTGACCCGGCTGAGGCCGACGAGCGCCTGCAACGTCTGCAAGCGCTCATCACGCGGCAGCAGCGTGCCATTCAAGAAAGCATGGTCGGCCGTGATGTGTCGGTTCTTGTTGAAAAGGCGGGGCGCAATTCTGGTCAGATGTTGGGTAAGTCCGAATATCTGCACTCGGTGCATATCGATGATGCAACGGCGCAAATTGGCGATGTCGTGCGCGTTCGTATAACCCGCGCAATGACCAATTCGCTTACCGCCGTTGAAATCTAG
- a CDS encoding OmpA family protein, with product MVNTLFKTIRIAAGAALVATLALQGAAVNAQTQSQSGRDKGQYIPTIWVDPDGCEHWVMDDGVEGYMSPHTNRQGIPVCHRGNVCGVMQSDQFFATNSARISKSGQTRLRNFFTKNEAVSYIITGHTDSRASDAYNMRLSLNRANSVAKVAQSAGARIADVRGYGERMPAASNGTTSGMAKNRRVEIICIR from the coding sequence GTGGTAAACACACTTTTCAAAACCATTCGTATCGCCGCAGGTGCCGCTCTTGTTGCGACACTGGCGCTGCAGGGCGCAGCAGTGAACGCCCAAACGCAATCGCAATCCGGTCGTGATAAAGGCCAGTACATTCCCACCATCTGGGTTGATCCAGACGGGTGCGAGCACTGGGTGATGGATGACGGTGTTGAAGGATACATGAGCCCGCACACCAACCGTCAGGGTATTCCGGTTTGTCACCGTGGTAATGTCTGCGGTGTGATGCAAAGCGATCAGTTCTTTGCCACAAACAGCGCCCGTATTTCCAAAAGCGGTCAGACCCGCCTGCGGAATTTCTTTACGAAAAACGAGGCTGTGAGCTATATCATCACCGGCCACACCGACAGCCGCGCATCCGATGCATACAACATGCGCCTGTCGCTGAACCGTGCTAACTCGGTTGCGAAAGTGGCCCAGTCCGCAGGCGCACGTATTGCCGATGTTCGCGGCTACGGAGAGCGTATGCCGGCCGCGTCGAACGGTACGACCTCTGGCATGGCAAAGAACCGCCGCGTCGAAATCATTTGTATTCGTTGA
- a CDS encoding PhoH family protein, protein MPPSDLLTPETGPPGPVLDFPDNRLLIDLCGPFDQHLAAIEKALDVQIVRRGNFLTLLGEAASTERAAQVLQALYARLEGGRGVEPADVDMILRMGTSGEGTGVRDGDQIEMPISQAIEIQTRKKRVEPRTEAQKAYVQALFDSEMAFGIGPAGTGKTYLAVAVGVSMFLSGKVDKIILSRPAVEAGERLGFLPGTQDEKIDPYMQPLYDALNDFLPGKQLAKLREEKTIEIAPLAFMRGRTLSNAFVVLDEAQNATTMQMKMFLTRLGRGSRMVITGDRTQIDLPRGQASGLADAERLLHKIPKISFNYFTSKDVVRHPLVAAIIEAYEVEAERALHPDG, encoded by the coding sequence TTGCCCCCATCCGATCTGCTTACGCCTGAGACCGGCCCGCCTGGTCCCGTGCTTGATTTTCCCGACAACCGGTTGCTCATCGACCTGTGTGGTCCTTTTGATCAGCATCTGGCAGCCATCGAGAAGGCGCTGGATGTCCAGATAGTGCGGCGCGGCAATTTTCTGACATTGCTGGGTGAGGCCGCATCAACTGAGCGTGCAGCGCAAGTTCTGCAAGCGCTTTACGCACGTCTTGAAGGCGGTCGTGGTGTTGAACCTGCGGACGTGGATATGATCCTGCGAATGGGGACTTCTGGTGAGGGAACCGGCGTACGCGACGGCGACCAGATCGAGATGCCGATCAGTCAAGCCATCGAAATCCAGACCCGCAAGAAGCGGGTTGAACCGCGGACAGAGGCGCAAAAAGCATACGTGCAGGCCTTGTTCGACAGCGAGATGGCCTTTGGCATTGGACCCGCAGGCACGGGCAAGACCTATCTTGCTGTGGCGGTGGGGGTGTCGATGTTTTTGTCAGGTAAGGTTGACAAGATCATCCTCAGCCGCCCCGCAGTAGAGGCGGGTGAGAGGCTGGGCTTTTTGCCAGGCACGCAGGATGAAAAGATCGATCCTTACATGCAGCCGCTTTACGATGCGCTGAATGATTTCCTGCCGGGCAAACAACTGGCCAAACTGCGCGAAGAAAAGACGATCGAGATCGCGCCGCTGGCATTCATGCGCGGGCGTACGCTGTCCAACGCATTCGTTGTACTGGACGAGGCGCAAAACGCTACCACGATGCAGATGAAGATGTTTTTGACGCGTCTCGGGCGTGGGTCGCGCATGGTGATCACTGGCGACCGCACCCAGATCGATTTGCCGCGCGGTCAGGCGTCTGGCCTTGCTGATGCGGAACGTTTGTTGCACAAGATTCCGAAAATCAGCTTCAACTATTTCACGTCTAAAGATGTGGTGCGCCATCCGTTAGTTGCGGCCATCATCGAGGCGTATGAAGTGGAAGCCGAACGCGCGCTGCACCCCGACGGATAG